The genomic region cataaaattatcaaCTAAAACTAAATATGTAAGATAAAATATATGTTGATAACCTGACCCGACACTTACCCACTAATAACCCGACCCGACTTGTCACCCGTTGAGAACCCAACCCGACCCGACCTGAACTGAACCGAGCTGAACCCGTCACTGACCCGACAGAACCCCGAATCCAATATGTCCCGAACCGCTTCGGCTCAACCCGTAACCGATCCGAGTGACTCGATTACCACCTctaccctcaatccaagcaagcgAAACAGAACAATGTTTGTAATGAATAATGTTTTGTATTATTCCAAATCGAAATGATTACAAGCACATCCAAATAACCACAATGGATATTACAAATACAAAGGAGGTAAAAAGGGGAATACATCATAATGGAATTAGGGAAGAAGATCCACAATCTCCCTCTACTGTTTAACAGGGATATTAACAGAATTAATAATACCACAATGCCTCCTAATCTCCCCTTGCTCACCAGTAAGCACGTTCATCTTCCCAAGCTTAATCATCGCCTCGTTAAACTTCTTCTTCCATAATTCAGCATTGCTAGCGTATTGCTTGACCATATCCTTGGTAGTTCCGTGGACCGCCATGGCTAAATCCGATGGAAGCACACCCTTACCCTTACTAATATTCTCATAAAACGACACACCCCATGCCTCATTGACTTTCTTCTCTGGGTTCAACGGCGTAGTTAGTCTCCAAAATACACCGCTGTCCTTTGGTGCACAAGACTGATTCTCCACCATGGCCTTATAGCTCTTGTCCAGAAAGTTATCGACGGCGGGAACTTCTAAGGTCGAGTTGACTTCGGCAATGGTACCCTGGCACCGACTTTGCCCGATTGAGTGGGACCCTTCAAGGACAACGAGGTCTTCGACTGTGAGGCCTTTTTCGGCGTACTGTTCAGTAAGACGTTCGATGTTGGAGATACTCTTAGGGAGGCCTCCAGCAAAGTTACCATCGATGGCAACACCGTCTCGGCGGCCTGCGGGGATCACGTAGTGGGGGTTTCCGACGGAAACGATTGCGTCACGAGCGGCGTATGCAAGGATATCCGCACATGAGACGACGTTAGGGCAATGTTTCTCGACCTCGGTTTTGATTTGGTTAATGACTTCCATACCTCGTAGGGATATGCCGTTGGCTGGGTGTGCCATTTCTGTGTTGTATAGGTTGTAGCGTTCCGGTGTAAGTAAGATTGATCCATCACATCCCTGTTATATTATAGTAATCAATGGTTGAAGAGCGTTAGTTAGTCTATTATCATTCTCATGATTTATACCCTGTATTGTATACTGAGTATTCAGCTAGTTTAGCCGATAGAGTCACGATTTATAGAAGTTAATATACCAGTGTCGTTAGCATtaataatatgctagtcaaataTCGATTAGATTGACTtgtgtattattattaataattatatTGACATTGCGATAAATTGGTAAGTTTTTTTTATTTGATACGCACGCTTTATTATTTAAAATGACTCGTGTAGAAACGATTAATAGGGTAATTACCGTGATGAAGCAATCATGAAAATGGAGACGAATAATGCCAGGAATGCTTCCCTTGTTTGTTAGAGCATTTTTCTTGATGACATCGGAAACAATCTTCTCGACACTGGGacattttcttttataaaaatcgaTGCTAAGTGTTTGAATAATAGCACTGGTGTTAACAGTGACGGCGGCCAAAGACGGGGTGACAATGGCTAACACAGTAACGATGAATGGCAAGGGTGAGGCCATTTTATGTGAAAAAATAAGCCccccttgttttgttttattggttTGGATTTTATTTTGTGTGCTTGTGATTTGGGAAACATGGGACATCAAGTATTTATACTCATAACAGAAGATTGAAGAGAATGGTTGAGCGTAAGAGTTGGAAACATGAGGTAATCAAATTTTTGTTATCTGATGTTTTGTTTCCTATAATTAGATTGCTAAATATAAAAATTGGTTGCTCAGTCTAATTTGCATCAATTCttgcacaaatactatcctacaagtttaaaaccagttgtataatagcattatacaaccgcctcaaagttgttgagctcttacacaaagttgttgagttattttacaagttattgagctattttgcgaagttattgagcttaataattattccgTTAAGCTCAATAATTTTGTAGCATacctcgataattttgttaatagagttcgacaactttgtaacaacGCTCAATTACATTAactaagttgtatatacaaccagttgtataatacattaactgcaaTTCTTGTGACACTTTCATACATTGCCTAAAATTAATTGATGATAAAAAAACAGAGCCTGATCTATTCCAAATTACCTGTGAATTTTTCACGATCTATGGTACAATATATACTTTGACCATATTTTTCTTCATTTAGTATTagattatgtgtaaaataatttTTTCAAGTATTTATAACAAATAAATACTTTAGTGTTATATTAAATTTTTTCATTTCTATTAGCCTACATAATCAAGGTATACATACATAGTTTCAGGGCTGGATCTCAAATATGGAGGGCCACTACTTAACAAAATTTATGGCCATTTTCATAAGGGGAAAAAATTCTTATGGCCCATTGATGTAAGCATAAAAGCAAATCGTAGTACTGAGTTTCGTCTAAAATTAACATTATATAACTACTATACATTtatccgagcttatgtgtaattttcctgaacttttcaaaaaaaaaaattattacaaCTGGTGATATAATCTATTAGTTCCATATTCTCATCAATTCTTAACCATTAAAACCATTCAACCTATCTTGAATCATGCTTCACAAACAAAATTATATGAATCTCAAAATTAAAAGACTTCTTTTTGGATAAATTATTTCGGTAGCTCAAATGATTTCTAATGGAACAAGCTAAATACTTTGAAAATTAAATTACTTTATCTTCAATTAATTCAAAAATCAGAGAATTTATTTTCACGAAGAAGTTAAGTCCATTATCCTATACGAGTTAACCCGCATGTGTCTATGTAGTCGATATGTCGTATTACAGAACAATGTCGATATGATAGTTCAATGGATTACATGTCTTATAGTCTTAAGTGGGCCTATTCGGTCAAACACAAAAAGGTAAGGGATTAGAGTAATTATAAgtccacaaaatctcattgaagacggcgatatccgtcacaagctgaagacggataccatttcctctcacaaaatacccatgagaggcaagtggggaagcacatgggggatgccccaccttgtcccctctccctttttgtgagaggtcttcagcttatgacgggattagcccgtcacaagcaagacgctttgttatAAGTCGGACTTATAAGAATACTAATAGGACTTTAATACTGTGTAACAGCCTCATTTATCCATgagccttaactagaccttcTCAAGTAAATAAAggagttaccatctcggtttcccgaggtaacaAATATCATAATAACATTATAGAAGAAATTAAAACTTTATTACATAATTGGTAAGTGTCTTACAATTCTTAATAAGGAATAACTAAAAGTAGTACAGCTGAAGCCTTAACTAAACTAGACTATTAGTGATATTTAAGTGACCGACTACTAGCAACACCATCTCGAACCCCCTCCCGATCAATCATCCATAACTAAGTGCCTCAACTCATAAACTTGCAAGACTTACTCCTCACCATTCGCCGGAAATATCAATGGATATCACTGTAGAAGTTTATAAAAGATTTTGACATATAAAAGCACACAGGTTAACCAAAGGTTGagtacactacgccaaatctgaccatcaataaggagcgtatcacaacggtttaatgcatttaataacgacacttagattaccgttttcaaaatattggcggaaacctagaccgcgctaataagaacaacggtttacgtcgaaaaccgttcttattataatgtgacaacggttgtttaacaaaccgttataaaaaaCGTTTAATGGTTTCCATAAAGTCGTTATATAATTACCCTTATTAACGGTTGtcagacaaccgttaccagtttaagaaaacggcgtttcgaaaaccgttactaaattaacactagcaacggtttttggtacccgttgttatgttatagctacagGTTTcatgtaaccgttatcatttgctattatgatataacgattcctctgtacccgttgtcatttatcattt from Silene latifolia isolate original U9 population chromosome 3, ASM4854445v1, whole genome shotgun sequence harbors:
- the LOC141647548 gene encoding peroxidase 5-like, with amino-acid sequence MASPLPFIVTVLAIVTPSLAAVTVNTSAIIQTLSIDFYKRKCPSVEKIVSDVIKKNALTNKGSIPGIIRLHFHDCFITGCDGSILLTPERYNLYNTEMAHPANGISLRGMEVINQIKTEVEKHCPNVVSCADILAYAARDAIVSVGNPHYVIPAGRRDGVAIDGNFAGGLPKSISNIERLTEQYAEKGLTVEDLVVLEGSHSIGQSRCQGTIAEVNSTLEVPAVDNFLDKSYKAMVENQSCAPKDSGVFWRLTTPLNPEKKVNEAWGVSFYENISKGKGVLPSDLAMAVHGTTKDMVKQYASNAELWKKKFNEAMIKLGKMNVLTGEQGEIRRHCGIINSVNIPVKQ